A stretch of the Arachis stenosperma cultivar V10309 chromosome 6, arast.V10309.gnm1.PFL2, whole genome shotgun sequence genome encodes the following:
- the LOC130933432 gene encoding uncharacterized protein LOC130933432: MAGKASTSKPNIGLSGTGGLSHAYIQYPPFRCNVPGSKGLFYDDGNKLLLSPTADQVFSWKVVPFDPLIDPTTDLISEGPILAIRYSLNTKVIAIQRSNHEIQFQIRETRETFSHKCRPESESILGFFWTDSQQCDIVIVKTSGLDLYAYNSASKSLQLVETKKINVSWYVYTHESRLVLLASGMQCKTFHGFQISSADIVRLPRFDMVMAKSEANSKPVLAAEDIFIITVYGRIYCLQVDRVAMLLHSYRLYRDAVIQQGSLPIYSSRVAVSVVDNVLLIHQIEAKVVILYDLFADSRAPISAPLPLLLRGFPRSSTTTSQSSGRESHSSYSNVSNHEAVTYADSWTFLVPDLVCDVTNKLLWKFHLDLEAISASISEAPSILEFLQRRKLEANKAKQLCLGIIRTLILEHRPVPVVAKAIHVVVTSYSHSIKTGSYLKGLKPEKPSASSVQNAGADVSAVGTNAIGKSIAHESDARVDRGSSSKALSLDSEDESRTANPKRNSKENQVGDEVNDENSSGTEVHNAHVTQSSLQLGQEESQLASAAISPDEMYSFVFSPIDEEMVGDPSYLVAIIIEFLHSTNVEKIRALPNLYVLIIQLLVRNERYAELGLFVINKILEPSKEVALQLLESGRQNTQTRKLGLDMLRQLGLHHDYVMLLLQDGYHMQALRYARKFKVDSIRPALFLEAAFVSNDSQRLAAVLRFFIDFLPGFKNTLDHNRYLRILNEMNTSMTA; this comes from the exons ATGGCTGGAAAAGCATCAACATCAAAACCTAATATAGGTCTCAGCGGCACTGGTGGCCTTTCACATGCTTACATTCAGTATCCACCATTTCGGTGCAATGTTCCTGGATCAAAGGGATTGTTTTATGATGATGGAAACAAATTGCTACTCTCTCCAACAGCTGATCAA GTGTTTTCATGGAAAGTTGTTCCCTTTGATCCTCTTATTGATCCCACCACTGATTTAATAAGTGAGGGGCCTATTTTAGCTATTCGATACTCTTTAAACACAAAGGTTATCGCGATCCAACGATCGAACCATGAGATACAATTTCAGATTAGAGAGACAAGGGAAACTTTTAGCCATAAGTGCAGGCCAGAATCAGAAAGCATACTTGGTTTTTTTTGGACTGATAGCCAACAATGTGATATTGTAATTGTTAAGACCAG TGGTCTAGACTTGTATGCATATaattcagcctctaaatcactTCAATTGGTCGAAACAAAGAAAATCAATGTGAGTTGGTACGTTTACACACATGAAAGTCGGTTGGTTCTTCTTGCTTCTGGAATGCAGTGCAAGACATTCCATGGATTTCAG ATTTCATCTGCAGATATTGTTCGCTTGCCAAGGTTTGACATGGTTATGGCCAAATCTGAGGCCAATAGTAAGCCTGTTTTAGCAGCTGAAGACATCTTTATTATCACTGT TTATGGTAGGATATATTGCTTGCAAGTTGATAGAGTTGCTATGCTACTCCATTCATATAGGCTATATCGTGATGCTGTGATTCAGCAG GGTTCTCTACCAATATATTCCAGCAGGGTTGCTGTGAGTGTGGTTGACAATGTACTTCTTATCCATCAAATTGAAGCAAAGGTTGTCATACTTTATGATCTCTTTGCAGATTCTCGAGCTCCAATATCTGCACCCCTTCCTTTATTGCTAAGAGGTTTTCCTAGGTCCAGTACTACTACGTCTCAATCTAGTGGTAGAGAAAGTCACAGTTCATACAGTAACGTGAGTAATCATGAAGCAGTTACCTATGCCGATTCATGGACTTTTCTAGTGCCTGACCTTGTATGTGATGTGACCAACAAGTTATTATGGAAGTTTCATTTAGACTTAGAG GCAATTTCTGCCAGTATCTCAGAGGCCCCATCAATATTAGAGTTCCTGCAGCGGAGGAAGTTGGAAGCTAACAAG GCAAAACAATTGTGCTTAGGTATAATTCGAACACTTATTCTGGAGCATAGGCCTGTACCTGTAGTTGCCAAAGCTATACACGTAGTGGTTACCTCATACTCTCATTCAATTAAGACCGGTAGCTATCTTAAGGGCCTGAAGCCAGAGAAGCCATCGGCATCTAGTGTACAAAATGCTGGTGCTGATGTATCTGCTGTAGGAACAAATGCAATTGGAAAATCAATTGCACATGAATCCGATGCAAGGGTGGACAGAGGATCTTCTAGTAAAGCTTTAAGTCTGGATTCTGAGGATGAGTCCCGTACTGCAAATCCAAAACGCAATTCAAAGGAGAACCAAGTTGGGGATGAAGTGAATGATGAGAACTCCTCTGGAACTGAAGTTCATAATGCTCATGTTACGCAATCATCTCTGCAGCTTGGGCAAGAGGAATCCCAACTCGCCTCCGCAGCAATTTCACCAGATGAGATGTACAGCTTTGTCTTTTCTCCCATTGATGAAGAGATGGTTGGAGACCCTTCTTACTTGGTTGCCATCATTATTGAATTCCTTCACAG TACAAATGTGGAAAAGATTCGAGCACTCCCAAATCTGTATGTATTGATAATTCAATTGCTGGTCCGCAATGAACGATATGCAGAACTTGGGTTGTTTGTCATAAACAAG ATTTTGGAGCCCTCTAAGGAAGTTGCACTACAGCTCCTAGAGTCTGGTCGTCAGAATACGCAAACTAGGAAGCTTGGACTGGACATGCTGAGACAGCTTGGTTTACAtcatgattatgtgatgctgcTACTGCAAGATGGATACCACATGCAAGCATTACGATATGCACGGAAATTCAAG GTGGATAGCATCCGGCCGGCATTGTTCTTGGAAGCAGCATTTGTTTCCAATGACAGTCAACGTCTTGCTGCAGTTCTAAGGTTCTTTATAGATTTCCTTCCTGGCTTCAAGAACACCTTAGACCATAATAGATACCTCCGCATACTGAATGAGATGAACACATCCATGACTGCTTGA